The following proteins come from a genomic window of Candidatus Thiodiazotropha sp. CDECU1:
- a CDS encoding YhdP family protein, whose translation MLVNIKLIQSIIAGQLQLGEASVIGTKLKLERFSDGSVALQGMGEVSEGDPDTVAAILLGQNKLRLLDTEIYLKSAIPNQPPLRLSGVNVELLNNGLRHQLSMSTQIGKRGEESVRLIADLQQRSATSLAMSGEFYFSCKGLVLGGRLAEWMPTPYTLDEGDLEVELWGDLEQGALQGLRGKGKLSDFRISGPGRTEPFYLQQLSTGLEWRRMHDGWQIDLDRLDVQQSHGQWPTEEVSIRWQRTEQQRHFELSADALSLMELNDFLAILKLPNPELHAILKGLSPRGRLNHLQFGFNKPQQGELSWHLKGKVEDYAHQPWQDIPGLSGLTLAFDGDQAGGWLKIDSSNLMVDFPQLFRNPLQSQQAMGDFEWKFELDRGLHLNSDRLQMSSRDVQTLSRIDLQIPFTGKDLFIDMQSDFWDADGSRKSEYLPVGIMPDELVSWLDKALVSGYVKSGSFLLYGPISEFPFPQHQGRFEVWFGVEDLILDYMPQWPRLSEGVAEVHFINNALQVKLQDGLLLNSQLQDVAVEIERLKEASPVKIQGTASGSLQDLMGILGDTPLRKEFRAFVDAVEVDGETKTRVDLSIPLKKVDKLKINGEVDFDQAALTIKKPDLKIDKLSGRLKFNRTGVEAKGLKGRLLEDEIVFDVLPYSHEGQHWTRVTTRMPINLARLKQQFPDWKLDYFLGLGEGDVEVRIAHHHSQVPVRLNLISDLQGISVTLPEPLGKPAKSKMKLDLSADLRNDDSTELRIRYNDSTHALFRFFDTGEKPWIAAFGFSQEALSLENVEGFHMRGHLQRLNADSWISWVAQQAASEQGGLPIITMDLRVDELIALGTACPDTQFTYENYADGYRINLTSETAQGMIQVPGELDNRPIFGRFDYIKYDLDQLARGITGQEDQQRQAPDLDPRDVPAINLTVEDLYINGNPMGKGYVTWRKEPDGITIDSLALVGDNVDLSGQGYWRLTPKGHSTSLNLKLHTGSLGDLQQALGITTGIEQAPTDVKAELYWPTSPLEIGAEKLYGSISLKVDEGLVNNVDPGVGRLIGLFSLNALGKRLALDFSDLFSEGLAFDSIEGNFTINDGDAYTSDLVMKSTAAVVDVRGRTGLATRTYDQKVVVTPNVSATLPLLGTLAINPTAGVALAMTQKLIGRLFDRIAMRTYEVTGSWDKPEFIQVNKTEDTGGGRALMPEMPGE comes from the coding sequence GTGCTGGTCAACATAAAGCTGATACAAAGTATTATTGCTGGCCAGCTGCAACTGGGAGAGGCCAGTGTCATCGGCACCAAACTCAAACTGGAACGGTTCTCTGATGGCAGCGTAGCCTTGCAGGGTATGGGGGAGGTCAGTGAAGGGGATCCGGACACGGTGGCTGCCATTTTACTGGGACAGAACAAACTGCGTCTGCTCGATACCGAGATCTACCTGAAAAGCGCCATTCCCAACCAACCCCCGCTCAGACTCTCAGGGGTGAATGTGGAGCTGCTCAACAATGGCTTGCGGCATCAACTCTCCATGAGTACACAGATCGGTAAACGGGGAGAGGAGTCTGTGCGTCTGATAGCCGACCTGCAGCAAAGGAGTGCAACCTCGCTGGCCATGAGTGGAGAGTTCTATTTCAGTTGTAAAGGGCTGGTGCTGGGCGGGCGCCTGGCCGAGTGGATGCCAACCCCTTATACCCTTGACGAGGGTGATCTTGAGGTTGAACTCTGGGGTGATCTGGAACAGGGTGCGCTGCAGGGCCTGCGTGGAAAAGGCAAGCTGAGCGATTTTCGCATTAGCGGACCGGGGCGGACAGAGCCTTTCTATCTGCAACAGCTTTCCACCGGGCTCGAGTGGCGGCGTATGCATGATGGTTGGCAAATCGACCTTGACCGGCTTGATGTACAACAATCCCATGGGCAATGGCCGACCGAAGAGGTAAGTATCAGATGGCAGCGGACGGAGCAGCAGCGTCATTTTGAATTAAGTGCGGATGCCCTGTCGCTGATGGAGTTGAATGATTTTCTCGCGATCCTGAAACTGCCCAATCCCGAGTTGCACGCAATCCTCAAAGGGCTCTCGCCGCGGGGCAGGCTGAATCATCTGCAGTTCGGATTTAACAAGCCTCAGCAGGGTGAGCTCAGCTGGCATTTGAAGGGGAAGGTTGAAGACTATGCACATCAACCATGGCAGGACATACCCGGGTTGAGTGGGTTGACACTCGCCTTCGATGGAGACCAGGCCGGTGGCTGGTTGAAAATAGACAGCAGCAACCTGATGGTTGATTTTCCTCAGCTGTTCCGTAACCCGCTGCAATCACAACAGGCGATGGGTGATTTTGAATGGAAGTTCGAGCTCGACAGGGGACTGCATCTCAACAGTGACCGTTTACAGATGAGCTCCCGGGACGTGCAGACCCTCTCCCGTATCGATTTGCAGATACCCTTCACCGGTAAGGATCTGTTCATTGATATGCAATCCGATTTCTGGGATGCGGATGGTTCACGCAAGAGCGAATATCTGCCGGTTGGCATCATGCCTGACGAGTTGGTTAGCTGGCTGGATAAGGCGCTGGTGAGCGGATATGTGAAGTCGGGCAGTTTTCTGCTGTATGGCCCCATCAGCGAATTTCCTTTCCCTCAACACCAGGGGCGGTTCGAGGTCTGGTTCGGTGTGGAGGATCTGATTCTCGACTATATGCCCCAATGGCCACGCCTCTCTGAAGGGGTGGCCGAGGTCCATTTCATCAATAATGCACTCCAGGTCAAGCTGCAGGATGGCTTGCTGCTCAACAGTCAGTTGCAGGATGTGGCGGTTGAGATCGAAAGATTAAAGGAGGCCTCTCCGGTAAAGATACAGGGGACTGCGTCGGGGTCGCTGCAGGACCTGATGGGGATTCTGGGTGACACCCCTCTGCGTAAGGAGTTTCGTGCCTTTGTGGATGCGGTGGAAGTGGATGGAGAGACCAAAACCCGGGTGGATTTGTCGATACCGCTGAAAAAAGTGGATAAGCTCAAGATTAATGGTGAAGTCGATTTTGACCAAGCTGCGCTAACCATCAAGAAGCCTGATCTCAAGATCGATAAGCTCTCCGGCAGGCTTAAATTCAATCGTACAGGGGTGGAGGCTAAAGGCCTCAAGGGCAGGCTGCTGGAGGATGAGATTGTCTTCGACGTCTTGCCTTATAGCCATGAGGGTCAGCATTGGACACGGGTGACAACCCGTATGCCGATCAATCTGGCACGCTTGAAACAACAGTTTCCCGACTGGAAGCTCGACTACTTTCTGGGACTTGGAGAGGGGGATGTTGAAGTCAGGATAGCCCATCACCATAGCCAGGTGCCGGTTAGACTGAACCTGATTTCCGATCTGCAGGGGATCTCGGTCACGCTGCCGGAACCCCTTGGCAAACCTGCCAAATCAAAGATGAAATTGGATTTGAGTGCCGACTTGCGCAATGACGATTCCACTGAATTGAGGATTCGCTACAACGATAGCACCCATGCCCTGTTCCGCTTTTTCGATACCGGGGAGAAGCCTTGGATTGCCGCCTTTGGATTTTCCCAGGAAGCCCTCTCACTCGAGAATGTGGAGGGTTTCCACATGCGCGGGCATCTGCAGAGACTGAACGCAGACAGTTGGATCAGTTGGGTGGCGCAGCAGGCCGCTTCGGAGCAGGGTGGTTTACCAATCATTACCATGGACCTGCGGGTGGATGAGCTGATTGCCCTCGGAACAGCTTGTCCCGACACCCAGTTCACCTATGAAAACTATGCCGACGGCTACCGTATCAACCTGACCTCAGAGACTGCGCAGGGCATGATACAGGTGCCGGGCGAGCTCGATAATCGGCCCATATTCGGGCGTTTTGACTACATCAAATACGATCTGGATCAGTTGGCAAGAGGCATTACGGGACAGGAAGACCAACAGCGCCAGGCGCCAGATCTCGATCCCAGGGATGTGCCTGCCATCAATCTTACGGTTGAAGACCTCTACATTAACGGCAATCCCATGGGTAAGGGCTATGTAACCTGGAGAAAGGAGCCGGACGGCATCACCATCGACAGCTTGGCCCTGGTAGGAGATAACGTGGACCTCTCCGGACAGGGATATTGGCGTCTGACACCTAAGGGGCACAGTACTTCACTGAATCTGAAGTTGCATACCGGCAGTCTGGGTGATCTACAGCAAGCCTTGGGGATCACCACCGGTATCGAGCAGGCCCCCACCGATGTCAAGGCAGAGCTCTATTGGCCAACATCACCGCTGGAGATCGGAGCGGAAAAACTCTATGGCAGTATATCCCTGAAGGTGGATGAAGGGCTGGTGAATAATGTGGATCCAGGGGTCGGTCGGCTTATCGGCCTGTTCAGTCTCAACGCTCTGGGTAAACGTTTAGCCCTGGACTTCTCGGATCTCTTTTCCGAAGGTTTGGCTTTCGACTCGATCGAGGGCAATTTCACGATTAACGATGGTGACGCCTACACCTCAGACCTGGTGATGAAGAGTACGGCAGCGGTTGTCGATGTGCGAGGCCGTACAGGTTTGGCGACCCGGACCTATGACCAGAAGGTTGTGGTCACCCCGAATGTCAGTGCTACCTTGCCCCTGCTGGGAACCCTGGCGATCAATCCCACCGCTGGCGTGGCACTGGCAATGACACAAAAGTTGATTGGCCGGTTGTTTGATCGCATTGCCATGCGTACCTACGAAGTCACCGGCAGCTGGGATAAACCAGAATTTATTCAAGTCAACAAAACCGAGGATACTGGAGGTGGCAGGGCACTAATGCCGGAAATGCCAGGTGAATGA
- a CDS encoding carbon-nitrogen hydrolase family protein: protein MSSNKNKVAAIQMASSPNVSANLLEAERLICEAAEAGAGLVVLPENFAFKGEHDRDMLTLVEDDDGPLQGFLNQMAQRYDVWVVGGTIPMRASQGGKVRAACLIMDSSGNLVARYDKIHLFDVHLVETDERYVESNTIEPGDELVTVETPFGILGVSVCYDLRFPELFRQLMEKGAEIFVVPASFTAMTGKAHWETLVRARAIENLAFVVAAAQGGYHISGRETHGHSMIVDPWGTVLSQVPRGTDFVCVELDREYQKTIRRTFPTIDHLRL, encoded by the coding sequence ATGAGTAGCAATAAGAATAAAGTTGCAGCCATACAGATGGCCTCCAGCCCCAATGTCAGTGCTAATCTGTTAGAGGCAGAGAGACTGATCTGTGAAGCGGCCGAAGCGGGCGCCGGATTGGTGGTATTGCCGGAAAATTTCGCCTTCAAGGGGGAACACGACCGGGATATGCTGACCCTGGTTGAGGATGATGATGGTCCTTTGCAGGGATTCCTCAACCAGATGGCCCAACGCTATGACGTCTGGGTTGTAGGGGGCACCATACCTATGCGCGCCAGTCAGGGCGGCAAGGTTCGTGCGGCATGCCTGATCATGGACAGTAGTGGCAATCTGGTGGCTCGATACGACAAGATACATCTATTCGATGTTCATCTTGTGGAGACGGATGAGCGTTATGTGGAATCAAATACAATCGAACCGGGCGACGAACTGGTCACGGTGGAAACCCCCTTCGGCATCCTGGGGGTGTCGGTCTGCTACGATCTGCGTTTTCCTGAGCTGTTTCGACAGTTGATGGAAAAGGGTGCAGAGATCTTTGTGGTGCCGGCCTCATTCACCGCCATGACGGGTAAGGCGCACTGGGAGACCCTGGTCAGGGCCAGGGCTATCGAAAATCTCGCTTTTGTGGTTGCTGCCGCACAAGGCGGATATCACATCAGTGGTCGAGAAACCCACGGGCATAGTATGATTGTCGATCCCTGGGGCACTGTGTTGAGCCAGGTGCCCAGAGGCACCGATTTTGTCTGTGTGGAGCTTGATCGCGAATACCAAAAGACCATTCGGCGCACTTTTCCGACGATTGACCATCTACGTCTATGA
- the pmbA gene encoding metalloprotease PmbA encodes MDQRKGELQQLVEDLLREAKRLGATAAEAAVSSNAGLSLTVRLGETETIEHTRDNGLGVTVYFDHRKGSASTSDLSPHAIKETVEAACNFARYTSEDACSGLADAELMASDNPDLDLYHPWQQSVEEAIEQAIRCEDAARDFDPRIVNSEGASLNSHNGLHVYGNTHGFMGGYPSSRHSLSCAVVGKQNESMQRDYWYTLSRQSSRLDSPEEVGRVAAQRTLARLNARQLPTQQAPVLFQADVAVGLLRSFIGAIRGSALYRKASFLLDHLGKPVFPDFVTIHEEPRLPMGLASAAYDNEGVTTHNRVFVDQGVLESYVLDSYAARKLGMQTTGNAGGVRNLRINSGELDWEGLLRTMNRGLVVTELMGQGVNMVTGDYSRGAAGFWVEGGEIQYPVEEITIAGNMRDMLMGLQQVGTDVETRSSVQTGSWLIERMMIAGE; translated from the coding sequence ATGGATCAGCGCAAAGGGGAATTGCAGCAATTGGTTGAGGATCTGTTGCGCGAGGCCAAACGCCTGGGTGCAACGGCAGCGGAGGCCGCGGTAAGCAGTAATGCCGGGCTTTCATTGACAGTGCGACTCGGTGAGACGGAGACCATCGAACACACTCGCGACAACGGCCTGGGTGTGACAGTCTATTTCGACCATCGCAAAGGCAGCGCCAGTACCTCCGATCTCAGTCCGCATGCCATAAAAGAGACAGTTGAGGCGGCCTGTAACTTTGCCCGTTATACCTCGGAGGATGCCTGTTCCGGTTTGGCCGATGCGGAGTTGATGGCGTCGGACAACCCTGATCTAGACCTCTATCATCCCTGGCAGCAAAGCGTGGAGGAGGCGATCGAACAGGCAATCCGTTGTGAGGATGCGGCGCGTGATTTCGATCCGCGCATCGTCAATTCAGAAGGTGCCTCCCTGAACTCCCATAACGGTCTGCATGTGTATGGCAATACCCATGGCTTCATGGGGGGTTATCCCTCTTCCAGGCACAGCCTGAGCTGTGCGGTTGTAGGTAAGCAGAATGAGAGTATGCAGCGTGACTATTGGTATACATTGTCTCGCCAATCGAGCCGGTTGGATAGTCCCGAGGAGGTGGGCCGGGTGGCGGCGCAGCGGACCTTGGCACGCTTGAACGCCAGACAACTGCCGACGCAACAGGCGCCAGTGCTGTTTCAGGCGGATGTGGCGGTGGGACTTTTACGCAGCTTCATTGGCGCGATTCGGGGTTCCGCGCTCTACCGCAAGGCCAGTTTTCTGCTCGATCATCTGGGTAAACCGGTCTTTCCTGATTTCGTCACCATCCATGAAGAGCCCCGTCTACCCATGGGACTGGCCAGTGCAGCCTATGATAACGAGGGCGTAACCACCCACAACAGGGTATTCGTGGATCAGGGCGTGCTTGAGAGTTATGTGCTCGACAGCTATGCGGCACGTAAACTCGGCATGCAGACCACAGGCAATGCAGGCGGTGTCAGGAACCTTCGTATCAATAGCGGAGAGCTGGACTGGGAGGGTCTGCTCAGAACCATGAACCGGGGTCTGGTGGTCACTGAACTGATGGGGCAGGGAGTCAATATGGTAACCGGTGACTACTCCCGGGGTGCCGCCGGTTTTTGGGTCGAGGGGGGCGAAATACAGTACCCAGTGGAGGAGATAACCATTGCCGGAAACATGCGCGATATGCTCATGGGATTACAGCAAGTGGGCACTGACGTGGAGACCCGGAGCAGTGTACAGACCGGTTCTTGGTTGATCGAACGGATGATGATCGCGGGCGAGTAA
- the rng gene encoding ribonuclease G, translating into MSEEILINVTPPETRVAVIENGAVQEVIIERYGKRGLVGNVYKGKVCRVLPGMQAAFVDIGLERAAFLHVSDIGETTDKPKTDNIHELLREGDYVIVQVLKDPLGTKGARLTTNISIPSRHLVFMPSLGNMGISQRIEAEDERQRLRELLNQVADAGEISGGYIARTAAEGVDEVSLKADMRFLARLWSSIQEKSKLTSGIELIHEDLSLPLRSLRDLVGPDVEKVRIDSKETHQKAINFAQKFIPDIKQCIEYYPGQRPLFDLYGVEDEIQKALERKVQLKSGGHLVIDQTEAMTTIDVNTGAFVGHRNLEETIFKTNLEAAQAICRQLRLRNLGGIIIIDFIDMLDPEHRRQVLRALEKCLAHDHARTHITEVSTLGLVEMTRKRIRESLEHVLCEPCPCCAGRGSMKTAETTCYEIFREILRESRQFDVESLLVLASQEVIDRLLDEESTHLAELEQFIGHPIKLQVEMLYTQEHYDVVLV; encoded by the coding sequence ATGAGTGAAGAGATACTGATCAATGTGACACCGCCGGAAACCCGGGTTGCGGTCATCGAGAATGGCGCGGTACAAGAGGTGATCATCGAACGCTATGGCAAGCGTGGCCTGGTAGGCAATGTCTACAAGGGCAAGGTTTGCCGGGTACTGCCCGGCATGCAGGCGGCGTTTGTGGATATCGGTCTGGAGCGAGCGGCGTTCCTGCATGTTTCCGACATTGGCGAGACCACCGATAAACCCAAGACAGACAATATCCATGAACTGTTGCGTGAAGGAGACTATGTCATCGTCCAGGTGCTGAAAGATCCACTCGGTACCAAGGGTGCCCGCCTGACCACCAATATATCCATCCCTTCTCGCCACCTGGTGTTCATGCCTTCACTGGGGAATATGGGTATCTCGCAACGCATTGAAGCCGAGGATGAGCGTCAGCGCCTGCGTGAGTTATTGAATCAAGTTGCAGACGCCGGTGAGATATCCGGTGGTTACATCGCCCGTACCGCTGCGGAGGGGGTGGACGAGGTTTCACTGAAAGCGGACATGCGTTTCCTGGCGCGCCTCTGGTCTTCGATTCAGGAGAAGAGCAAGCTGACCAGTGGCATCGAACTGATTCATGAAGATCTCTCCCTGCCGCTGCGCTCACTGCGCGATTTGGTTGGACCTGATGTGGAAAAGGTGCGCATCGATTCCAAGGAGACTCATCAAAAGGCGATCAACTTCGCGCAAAAATTTATCCCCGACATAAAACAGTGTATCGAATACTACCCGGGACAACGGCCATTGTTTGATCTTTATGGGGTCGAGGATGAGATTCAGAAGGCATTGGAACGAAAGGTACAGCTCAAATCGGGTGGACACCTCGTAATCGATCAGACCGAAGCAATGACCACTATCGATGTCAACACGGGTGCCTTTGTAGGACATAGGAATCTAGAGGAGACCATTTTCAAGACAAACCTGGAGGCGGCACAAGCCATCTGCCGCCAACTGCGTCTGAGAAACCTGGGCGGAATCATCATTATCGATTTCATCGATATGCTCGATCCCGAACATCGTCGTCAGGTCCTGCGAGCCCTGGAAAAATGCCTGGCACATGATCATGCACGGACCCACATCACCGAGGTCTCTACACTGGGGCTGGTGGAGATGACCCGCAAACGCATTCGTGAATCCCTTGAGCATGTACTCTGCGAGCCTTGCCCCTGCTGTGCCGGACGGGGCTCCATGAAGACAGCGGAGACCACCTGCTATGAAATCTTCAGGGAGATCCTCCGGGAGTCGCGACAATTCGATGTGGAGTCACTACTGGTGCTTGCATCCCAAGAGGTGATCGACAGGCTCCTGGATGAGGAGTCAACCCACCTGGCAGAGTTGGAGCAGTTTATCGGTCACCCCATCAAGTTACAGGTAGAGATGCTCTATACCCAGGAGCACTACGACGTCGTGCTGGTATGA
- a CDS encoding YhdP family protein — MLSVAKYLHLKFWQILAWLVILAALLLSALRLFVPVIDLDPYRREIERVAEEGAGVDLKIGDMKAQVKGIHLALNFTDVSVLDDKNTSPCCMPRRCWST, encoded by the coding sequence ATGCTGAGCGTCGCTAAGTATCTTCACCTTAAATTTTGGCAGATCCTGGCATGGCTGGTGATCCTGGCCGCACTGCTGCTCAGCGCTCTACGTCTGTTTGTCCCGGTTATCGATCTCGATCCCTATCGGCGGGAGATAGAACGGGTGGCCGAAGAGGGAGCCGGTGTTGATCTGAAGATAGGTGATATGAAGGCCCAGGTGAAAGGGATTCACCTGGCGCTCAACTTTACCGATGTGAGTGTGCTGGATGATAAGAACACGAGCCCCTGCTGCATGCCCCGCAGGTGCTGGTCAACATAA
- the tldD gene encoding metalloprotease TldD: MSDLIQIAQQTILAPVGLAQQDLDRMLGELTGSGIDAADLYFQSSRLESWVLEDGIIKEGAHNIEQGAGIRVISGEKTGFAYSDELQLTTLQEAARTARAIIRSGADQSVRVAGTPMPRQLYAPINPLPTLSEVEKVDLLRQVDQEARKQDPRVKEVIVSLVGAHDVVLVAAIDGTLSADVRPLVRLNVHVIAEQGSRREQGSSGGGAREGLDYFRHQDRALDYAREAVRQALVNLEAVDAPAGSMPVVLGPGWPGVLLHEAVGHGLEGDFNRKGTSAFSGRIGEQVAASCCTVVDDGSMPGRRGSLNMDDEGTPSQNTVLIENGILKGYMQDKHNARLMKVDTTGNGRRESYAHLPMPRMTNTYMLAGEYDPQEIITSVERGLYAVNFGGGQVDITSGRFVFSASEAYLIEKGKVTKPVKGATLIGNGPESMTRVSMVGNDLKLDSGIGVCGKEGQSVPVGVGQPTLKLDELIVGGTEQ, translated from the coding sequence ATGTCAGATCTGATTCAAATAGCACAACAGACAATCTTAGCCCCAGTGGGATTGGCGCAACAGGATCTCGACCGCATGCTCGGTGAATTGACCGGAAGCGGCATCGATGCGGCGGATCTCTATTTTCAATCCAGCCGGTTGGAATCATGGGTCCTGGAGGACGGTATCATCAAGGAGGGTGCGCACAATATCGAGCAGGGTGCGGGTATCCGGGTCATCAGCGGTGAGAAGACCGGTTTTGCCTACTCCGATGAGCTGCAACTGACCACCTTGCAGGAGGCGGCGCGGACAGCGCGTGCCATCATACGCAGTGGTGCAGACCAGTCAGTGCGTGTTGCGGGCACACCCATGCCGCGTCAGTTATATGCCCCGATCAATCCATTGCCCACCCTGAGTGAGGTGGAAAAGGTCGACCTGTTACGCCAGGTGGATCAGGAGGCGAGAAAACAGGACCCCCGGGTAAAGGAGGTCATCGTCAGTCTGGTGGGTGCCCATGATGTCGTGCTGGTGGCAGCCATCGACGGTACCCTCAGCGCCGATGTGAGGCCCCTGGTTCGTCTCAACGTCCATGTCATCGCGGAACAGGGTTCGCGACGGGAGCAGGGTAGCAGCGGCGGCGGTGCTCGGGAGGGTCTCGACTATTTTCGCCACCAGGATCGCGCCTTGGATTATGCCAGGGAAGCGGTCAGGCAGGCCCTGGTGAATCTTGAAGCGGTCGATGCACCCGCGGGATCGATGCCGGTGGTACTGGGTCCCGGTTGGCCGGGGGTGCTGTTGCATGAGGCAGTGGGTCATGGTCTAGAGGGTGACTTCAACCGTAAGGGTACCTCCGCCTTCAGTGGCAGGATCGGTGAGCAGGTGGCGGCCAGCTGTTGTACCGTGGTGGACGATGGCAGCATGCCGGGGCGGCGGGGATCGCTGAATATGGATGACGAGGGAACGCCAAGTCAGAACACGGTATTGATTGAGAACGGTATCCTCAAGGGGTACATGCAGGATAAACACAATGCAAGGTTGATGAAGGTCGACACGACCGGTAATGGCAGGCGCGAGTCCTATGCTCATCTACCGATGCCGCGCATGACCAACACCTATATGCTGGCCGGAGAATATGATCCGCAAGAGATCATCACCTCTGTGGAACGGGGTCTGTATGCGGTCAACTTCGGCGGCGGCCAGGTGGATATAACCTCCGGTCGTTTTGTCTTTTCGGCCAGTGAGGCCTACCTCATCGAGAAGGGCAAGGTGACCAAGCCGGTGAAAGGGGCAACCTTGATTGGTAATGGTCCGGAATCCATGACCCGTGTGAGTATGGTGGGCAATGACCTGAAACTGGATTCCGGTATCGGTGTCTGCGGCAAGGAGGGGCAGAGCGTGCCTGTGGGCGTCGGTCAACCGACGTTGAAGCTGGATGAGTTGATCGTCGGGGGAACTGAGCAGTGA
- the pdxA gene encoding 4-hydroxythreonine-4-phosphate dehydrogenase PdxA, with protein sequence MLAQKPYPETEIVAIADPVLLQQRAERLGMALELIPFDQHQPASPLPPGKLRFLPATLAHQVVCGRLNPANAEYVLDTLRIATEGCRNGFFDGMVTGPVHKGVINDAGLSFTGHTEYLSALCEDANPVMMLATPDLRVALVTTHLPLSQVSQAITKQSVQQVASTLHNDLRRYFGISQPRIMVCGLNPHAGEQGHLGREEIEIIQPALAELNSQGMQLIGPLPADTIFTPIHLQQADAILAMYHDQGLPVLKHLGFGNAVNITLGLPIIRTSVDHGTALPLAGTSQANLGSLQYAVKVAETMVKSRPKEGVG encoded by the coding sequence ATGCTGGCGCAAAAGCCCTACCCGGAAACCGAGATCGTCGCCATTGCTGATCCGGTGCTGCTGCAACAGCGCGCGGAACGTCTGGGTATGGCACTGGAACTGATTCCCTTCGATCAGCACCAGCCAGCATCTCCACTGCCACCGGGCAAGCTGAGATTCCTACCCGCAACCCTTGCCCACCAGGTGGTGTGCGGCCGGCTCAATCCTGCCAATGCGGAGTACGTGCTCGACACCCTGCGAATTGCAACGGAGGGGTGTCGCAATGGGTTCTTCGACGGCATGGTCACCGGCCCGGTACACAAAGGGGTGATAAACGACGCCGGCCTCTCCTTTACCGGTCACACAGAATACCTATCCGCCTTGTGTGAAGATGCCAATCCGGTGATGATGCTCGCCACGCCCGATCTCCGGGTTGCCCTGGTCACCACCCATCTTCCTCTCTCCCAGGTCAGTCAGGCGATTACCAAACAATCTGTGCAACAGGTCGCCAGCACCCTGCACAATGATCTACGACGCTATTTCGGCATCTCTCAGCCACGCATCATGGTGTGCGGTCTCAATCCGCACGCGGGTGAGCAAGGCCATCTTGGAAGGGAGGAGATCGAAATCATCCAGCCGGCACTGGCGGAGTTGAACAGCCAGGGCATGCAACTCATCGGCCCGCTGCCTGCGGATACCATCTTCACCCCTATTCACCTGCAACAGGCGGACGCAATCCTGGCGATGTATCACGATCAGGGATTACCGGTATTGAAACACCTGGGGTTCGGCAACGCTGTCAACATCACCCTGGGACTGCCCATCATCCGCACCTCTGTGGACCACGGCACGGCCCTGCCCCTGGCAGGTACCAGTCAGGCAAACCTGGGCAGTCTGCAGTACGCGGTGAAGGTGGCGGAGACGATGGTCAAGAGCAGGCCAAAGGAGGGAGTTGGCTGA